The nucleotide sequence AAGTTAAGCCGCTCGCGTCGCTCGCGCGTCCTTTCTGGCTTCCTTCGCGGCTTCGTCGGCCTCGATCTGCGCTCGTGTGCGGCGGGCACGCTTGTGCGGTGCTGGCGGAGCTTTCAATGCCGAGATTCTGAACGCCGGATACTTTTCTATTTCAATCGACATCGTTTCAGCCCACCGGTCGCCGTAGTCAAATCCGGAATTGGAGTTCTTCGGTCGGTGACCTGTGATGTGTCCTTCAACCTCTCTGTCCATTGGGATGCGCCGCGCCACGCTTTTGAATGTGTGTCTCCAACCATGATTCGGCTTGATACCGTCCGGAATCAGATTCTTGGAGTGCAGCCATTCGGCCAATCGCTCTGCAACTTTTTTGAATTGTGGGTTGCCGGCCTTACCGCCGCGTCCTCTATCTGGATCATAGAACAGCGGTTTTCCCGACTTCCGGCGGCGATCGACGTAGTCTAGGAAGCCTTGCTCTCTAAGGTGGGAATGGATCGGAACGGTACGCCACTGCGCTGTCTTCTCAAGCGACGGTTTGATCTGCATGCACCATATACCGGTCTCTTTGTCCTTGGCGACGTCGTCCGGATAAAGCGACGTCACCTCATTGACCCTGGCTCCTGAATAGCAGCACAACCAAGGCAGCCAGCGACGGGCCGCAGCGGTCTCTTCAGAGATCAGATGAGAGTGGCCGTCGAGCGTTGCTGTCAGGATGGCTTCAGCTTCCTTCTTGGTGAAGCCCTTCTTGCGTGGCCGCAGGCTGTTCGTAGCGACGCTATTGCGGACCCTAATCTGCAAAAACGGATTTTGGGCCAGCCGTCGCCGCTCGACCATGAAGCCGGCCGTCGCCGACAACGATGCTATCCAGACGTCGCGGATCGACTTTTCGGCGTAGCCCTCGGCCTTCAGATGGTCGGCCCACTTATAGCCATCCGCCGTTGTCATCTGGGCTAGGTCACGGTGTTTGAGCCACTTGCAGAACGCCGCGATCTTCGGTCGCCAGCGCTTCGCCGTCGGACCGTCCTTTCCGCCCTTCAAGGCACCATTCTCGACGTACTCCTCGAACGCCAACACCAAGTCGAGCTTGGGTGATGTTCTTTTCGGCAGCTTCTTCAGTTCCGGGTTAGCGCTATAATCGCCTTCAGCAGCTCGCCCCACGTCGGCCACCGCGTCCCGACGAGCTCTAAGGTATAGCGGTTTGAACCTCTCTACATCGGCAGGCGAGGCGCTGACGCCCTCTCGCTGTAAAAATTCGCATACCGCCTCGTCTAGTGCCGCAGCGTCATCCGCGTTGTCGGGATCGGGTATGCCGGCGGCCATGCGCATGACCGAGAATCCGGTTGGGTTGGCTATGACTGCGTCCCGGGCGGTGATGTGTGCGACCCCGCGCAGGGCGTGCAGATCCTGATGTGACAGGGGTTCGATTTCCGGCACGAGGTTCGAAGCTGCTGCCGGCGCGACAAGGCGAGCCCATTCGGCTTCGATGGCTGCGGAAATTTGGCCTATACGCTGATTGGCCGTCCGGAGATCGGTAGTGTCTAAAGACCGCCAAACCTCACTCTTTCCAACAAGAGAGCGCAGCTTTTCGGGGACTTTTTTGCGGAGCCACCAAGTGTTGACCTGGCTACCGTTAGCTTTCTTGGGACGGATCGGAGTAGGCATTCTTACGCTCGGCATGGTGGAGAACCTCGGTGTAGAACCGACGGTTCAAGAAACCCCGAAACCAGCGTATAAAACTGTATCTATTGGGCTTTTCGCGTGCCTCGGTGGCGAGTCCCTCCCTCTCCGCCAGTTTCGTGTAACCTGCTGGGTTACCAACGAAATTTCAGACAGTTATTCGGCGACTTCCTGAACTGGGACATAACCCTGGTACAGAACCGAATTTTTTATGTCCTACTCGTCGCTTCATCTCGTGAAACGTGGCCGTAGCTACTATTTCCGGCGTGCGATACCGGACGATCTCGCAAGCCTACTATCTTCACGCGAGATCAAAATCTCTCTGCGCACTTCCGACGCAATTAACGGAAAAATACGCGCCCGGTATTTGAGCAGCACACTCGATTTGGCGTTCAGGGATTTGCGACAGATGACAACGATCTCCAATGATGTGATCCGCGAGCGCGCGAAAGACTATTTCAAGAAGCGTCTAAGCCAATCGCTTGAACATGTGTTTCTTCTTCCGCTTGATAAGACGTGGGATCGGCTTGCTGGGGTAGGCTATCTGCAGGATCACGAGGCTGAACTCCGCGCAAGGCTAGCAGAGCAAAATTTCACTCCTAGCATTCAGTCAGACGCACTCGGTCTTTTGGACATCGCCAATCTCACCCCGGCGATAAAGGCTTCAGAGGCCTTCCATTACGCGTGTAACGCGATTACGCGCGCTAAAATCGAGGACGCTCGAATTCTGGCCGCCCAGTTCTCAGGGCAATATGACAAAACGTTACCGCTCGATCCATTGTTTGCCGGAATTGTTGTAACGGAGCTTCCCCCGCTTCCTGGGGAAAAGCCAATTCAATTAGGTCACACGCTGGCGTCGGCAGCTGATGTATTTTTCAAGTTTAAAAGCAAGAATGATTGGACGGCAAAGACAGCGGCAGATGTCAAACGGGTCCTCGCCCTTGCGTTAGCCCGGATCGGAAGCGAGCGGCCAATCAATTCTGTTGGCATCGAAGATGTGAAGGCGGTTCGTGATGCCCTTGGGCTGCTTCCGCCAAATTACATGAAGGCATCATCTAATAAGGGGATCAGTGTTCAAGAAGCTATCGACGCGAACATCTCGGGCGTATCGCTCTCCATTAAAACCCAAGATAAGTACTTTACGATGTTCCGGCAGTTTCTGATCTGGGCTTCTAATGAAGGTTACATCGATAAGGTGCCGGGAGCCGGCGTAAAGGTTGCAGGGGTTTCAAAGCTTTTGGCGGGTGAACAACGGGGCCCGTATTCGCTTGATCAGCTGAAACAGATATTCTCATCGCCGATTTACACGGGTCATAAATCTACTGTTGTTCGTCACAAGCCAGGAAAGCTGTTGATCCGGGATGGCAAGTTTTGGGTTCCGCTCATCGCGCTTTATTCTGGAATGCGCATGGGCGAAATCGTCCAGTTACTTGCTTCGGATATCAAGGTTGAAAGCGATATATGGTACTTTGATGTGAGTAAGGGCGAGGGAAAGTCTCTCAAGACAATCTCAAGCAAGCGCCGTGTCCCAATTCATCAGCTACTGATTAAGATGGGCTTTCTGAAGTATGTGAAAAGCTACGCCAGCAATCAGCGTTTATTCCCTGAAATAGAAAAAGGAAAAGACGGATACCACTCACATAACTTGAGCAAATGGTGGGGAAGATATTCGAAGCAGGTTAAATTCAAGTCTCCCAAAACGGCATTTCATTCCTTCCGGCATAATTTTTTGGATGCTCTTCAGCAACAAGGTTTGCCAGAGTATTTAAACAAGGCGCTGATGGGGCATGCGGATAAGAGCGTGCACAGCCAATATTCAAGTGGTGTAAAAGTCAGTGTTTTAAAGGAAGCGATAGACAAGGTGTCGTTTGATTTTGATCTTTCGCACCTCGCGTTAGAGAATTAAGGCGAGACCTATGCGGCGCTGACCGCATATTTTCTCAGGCGGACGTGCGGGGTGCATGGCCCCTGAACTGTGCCACCTCGCGAAAAACCATTTGTGCCAGGAGACAATCGATCCCTAGTTAGGTCATCGATATAATCTCGCTGGAGGGTGCGGTGGCTTCTCAACTTCCACTAGTTGTTTCGGATACTAGTCAGCTTACGCTTGCGGATAAGCAAAGGCGGACGGCTACTGCCGAGCTCTCGCTATCCTACGGGCCGAAATCGCTTTGGTTGGTAAACATCAATGGGTTTGTCGGGCCAACAATTTTCTCAGCGAGCGTGACATCAGCTGTTCCTGAGAAAATCATTCAAGAGCCCTTTTTCAAAGAGCCGCCAGCCCTTCATGCCACACAATGTCACCTTCATAAGTATGAGTACCAAGGTGTGGTGCATACTGAGAAAACGATTACGACAGAGCCGCAACATATAATCGACTGCCGAACTTTGAGCGCCACCGCTCTGCGTCGAAAATACAAGGCTGAGGCAAGCTCTCATCGAAATATGCTCCACCGAGCACTGAGGCGTGGGAATGTCATCCATCCCGATTTTCAGAAGTTCTGCAGCTTTCTGACGCACATTGGCCCCGTGCCATGCGGGGGAGCATCGTTGGATCGCATCAGCAACGACGACCTGGAATACGCTCCGGGTAAAGTGCGGTGGGCGGACAGGCGAACCCAAAATTCAAACAAGGGCGACACCTTGCTCTTTCAATGTTCGCGTTCAAATAAGAACTATACAGCGTCGCGCCTGGCAAAGCTTCAGAAGGTATCGCCAAACACTATCCGGACGCGCCTAGCGCGGGGGTGGAGCGACGACGAAATAATTGAAGGCAAGCGCCAAGACAGGTCGCTCCGATCTAGGCACATATCTCAACAGTCTTACCTTCACAAACAAAATGATCGTACTCAGCTTCCGACCCGCGAAAAGACGAGCGGCGAACTTGCATGGGAGAAAAGAGCTAAAACTGCTCAGTGGTATCGTGATCACGAAGGCGAGGAATATTGTATAGCTGATCTCCAAACGCTCAATGAAGTTGCCGGTGAGTGTGGCTTAAGTATTAGCCGCGAGGCCCTTAAGCGAAAGTTCGCCAAATGGTGGCCGGATTGGAAGCCCCACCTGCGGATAGACCGCCTACCGGATTGGGCCAAGGAAATGATTGCGGAGATCGAGGGGTGTTCTCTGATAGAGATTGCGCAGCGCAAGGGTCAGTTGCACGATCTTCTTTAAGAGGCTTGAAAACGCGTCGTGCCGCCACCGTGCTATGCGGGTAACTTGTCCTGAAAAAAGTCGTATGTTGAAAAACTACAAGCTCAGTGTTGAAAAAGAGCAGCTAAGTCAGCTTTGCGGTACATTAATTTTCGGCTCTGCTTTACTCGGGGCGGCATTTTGCCAGCAGCCTGCAGTCGTCGAAGTGTCCGTACCGAAAGGCCGTACTGAACGGCTGTCTGTTTAATAGAAAGAAGGGGAGAGTTTTCGGCGCGTGTGCGCAGCACGTCCAAGTCTGGAAAGTGTTCGCCATCCCTGAGCATGTGTATCCCTGTGCATCTTCAACAGTTAAGTTTGCATAGTTCCGCAAATGCGTCCGGTAAACAATGCCAGGCAGCTTTAATGGTCGCAAGTGCGTGCCGATCCTTTCGGGGACATGCGTCACTGAGGGACATGCTCAGGGACACGGGGAAAAGACGTCGGATACCCCCTTTGAAAATGAATAGGCTGCTCCCATCAAAGCTTTAGCAGTCATTGAGCCATCGTTTCTTGGTGATGGAAAAGTGTACCTCTAAGGGCATCCCCGCTCAGGACACCGTCTCGGCGCGAAGCTGTCGGCGGAGTGTATCGGAGGCGCATAAGAGGACACCCCTTTACAAGGTGAAGATCAGGATCATCGTCTATAGTGGGTTTTAAGTTTCACGCTCCCCGCAACAAGCGAGGAGAGCATGAACGGACGAACGATTTTACAAGATGCCAAAGATCGGCTGGCCGACGAGGTTCTTGGGACAGCCATCGCAGTTCCGGAGCCTTTAGCGGTTTCCCCATGGGTGGCGATGAGCCTGCTTCAGAAGGCAATCCGCCGAAGTGAGACGGCACTCGCGTTGCAGGCTGCAGTGACGCTACTGCAATTGTCACCCGAACGCCTCTGGCGTCGGATCGGCTGCGTCGCATTCGAAGATGTGGGAGTAGCCGAACTCGAATGGCTATCGGTAACTACCGCCGCTCTATCGGGGAAACGCTATCGGACGAGCATCGGGAGCGAATGGCAGATTGCTAGCTACCTCGTCTCTCGAATGTCCCAAGGCAGTCAGTGCCGAAGCGCGGATGACCTGCTCCTTACTGCCGAATTGCACCCCAGGTATCGACGAGCGCGCAGCGAGCTTGCAGGCAAATCCACCGCAGATTTGTTGCGTATCGTATCCGGCTCGGCAGACCTTCCGGTTCGGGCAATTGCCGCCTGGTACGCTATTGGAACAGATCGCCGTCCATCACCCTACCTCTTTGAACGCAAGGGCGATCCCGGCGCACTGTTTGACTGGATGTGCGAGGCCGGGCTTCCTCACACCGTCGTTGAAATATCGAGAGAGGGTTTCCGCAGGGTGGGCGAAGTCCTTTGCCCGTTTGTCGCTCTACTGAGTTCGACACACCTTCCGGCGCAGTTACCAACCGAGGCGGATACCTTTCCCCCGGAAGTATTGATCGGCGACGGCATACCGAGTTGGGCGTTCGATATGTATACGCGAGAAGGTAGGGCCGCGTACCAAGCTTTCCTGCGGGGAAACAGCCAAAGCGCCAAATGGGTTCGAACATTCGTTCCTAAGCCGGAGCGGGTCCAATTTCTCGGGACGGCGATATTCCGCGTCGAGGGTGGTCTGGTCAAAAACCGCCTTCGTTGGGACACCGGGGATTGGCTGAAGCGTTCCGTCGATATCGAGTGCCACGGTCCGCGTTGTTCTGACGCCACGGAGCTATTGGCTCTCGTACGGGCCGATATTCCCAGCATCAACGAGGCGAGGGCAGCCCATGTCGGATGATCTAAATCGCTATAATCCTCCATTCTCGAGACCCAAAAAACCCGAATTGGCACACCTCAGTGCAATTAATGACAGGCCTGAACTTACAGATAAAGTTCGGGCATATGTTCGTGAGAGCCTGTCTCCAAGTACTCAAATCGCTTATCTCAGCGACCTTCTTCATTTTGAGGGCTGGGGCGGGCGTATTCCTGCCTCACCCGAGACGGTGGCGGAATACATCGTCGCACACGCTGACAGTCTTAGTGTTGCCACCCTCAACCGACGTCTTGCCGCAATAAGCAAAGCCCATCGATCCCATGGCCTAGCCACCCCAACATCCACCGAACTCGTCAAATCTACAGTACAGGGCTTAAGACGCATCAAAGGTAGCGCTCAGCGACAGGCTAAGCCCCTCATGAAGGAAGACTTAGTGGCAGTACTGGACGTTATCGGAGGGCGGCCTAAGGACGTGCGCGATTGCGCACTGCTTCTACTAGGTTTCGCGGGCGGCTTCCGAAGGTCTGAGTTAGTCGGGTTGGCTTGCACAGACGTTGAACCTGTCCGTCAGGGTATTGTAGTCAACCTCCGCCGCTCAAAAACCGATCAGAACGGGGAAGGGCGTAAAATCGGTATTCCGCGCGCAAAGGGCCGGTGGTGCCCGGTTGCGTCGCTAGAACAATGGCTAGATCGCTCTGGCATCACCGAAGGCGCCCTGTTCAGACCAATCGACCGTCATCATCGAATTGGCATGAAACCGCTGTCAGGCGAGGCTGTATGCCTGATCGTAAGGGATCGGGTTCGGTCGGCTGGTATCAATCCAGTCGGTTACTCGGGTCACAGTCTCCGGGCGGGGCTTGCCACCAGCGCAGCTCAGGCGGGTGTATCGAGTTGGAAAATTCGTCAACAAACAGGGCACGCGTCGGATGCGATGCTTGCCCGGTACATTCGGGACGGAGAGCTTTTCACAGCTAACGCAGCGGGAGCACTGCTTTGAAAAAGCATTCCATCGCGGTCATGTGTCTGGTTTTGCCCACAAGGCCGGGTTCGTTTTGCCTTCCTTCCACCAAGTTGGCAGGGAAAGTGATCGATGGCGGTTCTCGCCCATGGTGCGTGCTGCACTCGAGAAAGGCATTGTATTGTGATGTGCTTTACGTATTCCAAGGATAACGGCCGAAGCCGTCTGCATTGAAAGCCTTGTACGCAGTACATCCGCTTCGCGCTTTTCTTCAGTGAATTCCCCGCCGGTAAGTGCGTCTAGTAATTCAGACATCAACTCGTCGAGGATTGCAGCTTCTTCGGGTGAAAACCTTAATCGCAACTCAGCGTACAACCCGTCGCACAGGTCCTGCGCTCCCCTTATTCTGGCTTCTGCAAGGAGCGCTTTGTTCTGCTCATCATATTTTGTCGACCAGTATTCAGAGGCCTCCAAAGCGACGCTGTGGACTGCCTCGCAAACTTCGTCGCATCGCGAAGCAAATTCGTCACGCCGCATTTTCCAAAAGTTAAATATTGCTCCCACAAGAGCGCCAATCAATGCGCCAATTAAACCCGAGAGAAGGATCATGGCTTCGGCAACAAACTACGCGCCGCAGCATCGGCCACATACGTTTCCGCTCTCTTCTTATGATGTTTGAAACGCGATGTGTGTGCCTCTATGCGGAGATGTCTCTTCAAATCGGCCTCTGAAAATCCTTCTCTTATCAGTCCGCCAAACGCCTCTTCTAAA is from Afipia massiliensis and encodes:
- a CDS encoding DUF6538 domain-containing protein, translating into MPTPIRPKKANGSQVNTWWLRKKVPEKLRSLVGKSEVWRSLDTTDLRTANQRIGQISAAIEAEWARLVAPAAASNLVPEIEPLSHQDLHALRGVAHITARDAVIANPTGFSVMRMAAGIPDPDNADDAAALDEAVCEFLQREGVSASPADVERFKPLYLRARRDAVADVGRAAEGDYSANPELKKLPKRTSPKLDLVLAFEEYVENGALKGGKDGPTAKRWRPKIAAFCKWLKHRDLAQMTTADGYKWADHLKAEGYAEKSIRDVWIASLSATAGFMVERRRLAQNPFLQIRVRNSVATNSLRPRKKGFTKKEAEAILTATLDGHSHLISEETAAARRWLPWLCCYSGARVNEVTSLYPDDVAKDKETGIWCMQIKPSLEKTAQWRTVPIHSHLREQGFLDYVDRRRKSGKPLFYDPDRGRGGKAGNPQFKKVAERLAEWLHSKNLIPDGIKPNHGWRHTFKSVARRIPMDREVEGHITGHRPKNSNSGFDYGDRWAETMSIEIEKYPAFRISALKAPPAPHKRARRTRAQIEADEAAKEARKDARATRAA
- a CDS encoding site-specific integrase, translated to MTTISNDVIRERAKDYFKKRLSQSLEHVFLLPLDKTWDRLAGVGYLQDHEAELRARLAEQNFTPSIQSDALGLLDIANLTPAIKASEAFHYACNAITRAKIEDARILAAQFSGQYDKTLPLDPLFAGIVVTELPPLPGEKPIQLGHTLASAADVFFKFKSKNDWTAKTAADVKRVLALALARIGSERPINSVGIEDVKAVRDALGLLPPNYMKASSNKGISVQEAIDANISGVSLSIKTQDKYFTMFRQFLIWASNEGYIDKVPGAGVKVAGVSKLLAGEQRGPYSLDQLKQIFSSPIYTGHKSTVVRHKPGKLLIRDGKFWVPLIALYSGMRMGEIVQLLASDIKVESDIWYFDVSKGEGKSLKTISSKRRVPIHQLLIKMGFLKYVKSYASNQRLFPEIEKGKDGYHSHNLSKWWGRYSKQVKFKSPKTAFHSFRHNFLDALQQQGLPEYLNKALMGHADKSVHSQYSSGVKVSVLKEAIDKVSFDFDLSHLALEN
- a CDS encoding helix-turn-helix domain-containing protein gives rise to the protein MLRDGEHFPDLDVLRTRAENSPLLSIKQTAVQYGLSVRTLRRLQAAGKMPPRVKQSRKLMYRKADLAALFQH
- a CDS encoding site-specific integrase encodes the protein MKEDLVAVLDVIGGRPKDVRDCALLLLGFAGGFRRSELVGLACTDVEPVRQGIVVNLRRSKTDQNGEGRKIGIPRAKGRWCPVASLEQWLDRSGITEGALFRPIDRHHRIGMKPLSGEAVCLIVRDRVRSAGINPVGYSGHSLRAGLATSAAQAGVSSWKIRQQTGHASDAMLARYIRDGELFTANAAGALL